One Ostrea edulis chromosome 2, xbOstEdul1.1, whole genome shotgun sequence genomic region harbors:
- the LOC130051496 gene encoding nodal-like produces MAKLFFLTNFTLFLHSVCGATVKEHFSEDFSPHVSLLSSAKPFPLDEHLDGTAQLSSTSTKFISTFYQNLLDGHSLLQAAQTRNNLGDVNTIRAIAPTGDLRTAVFKIPALQPEEDIHHIELRFNSNTARGRWLQIEIKRSNKTIRTHTFRVSNNSDITSVIQPWVSKNEDKLHVEVKQTSIPKENGILLIFSNDKSHLKKLSAISNVSSEVENELNSRSRRSNRRRRKDCHLSNMHINFSHLGWGKYIIFPNAFNARVCKGICAARVAEVKAVTNHAMMQSLLRQYRKGEIPLPCCVPKVLTPLSMLYAEAGKIIVKHHKNMVAKECGCE; encoded by the exons ATGGCCAAACTCTTTTTCCTGACTAACTTTACACTATTTCTACATTCTGTATGTGGTGCCACTGTAAAAGAACATTTTTCTGAGGATTTCTCCCCGCATGTTTCACTGTTGTCGTCTGCTAAGCCCTTTCCTTTGGATGAACACTTGGATGGAACCGCACAATTGTCGAGCACTTCCACCAAATTTATTTCCACTTTTTACCAGAATTTGCTGGATGGACATTCGCTGTTACAGGCTGCCCAGACGAGAAACAACTTAGGAGACGTCAACACCATACGAGCTATTGCACCCACAG GTGATTTAAGGACTGCCGTTTTTAAGATTCCAGCGCTTCAGCCAGAGGAAGATATCCACCACATCGAACTTCGCTTTAATTCCAATACAGCTCGCGGGAGATGGTTACAAATAGAGATCAAGCGAAGTAACAAAACTATTCGAACACATACATTCCGTGTTTCAAATAACAGCGACATCACCTCGGTCATACAACCCTGGGTGTCTAAAAACGAGGACAAATTGCATGTTGAGGTCAAACAAACTTCAATTCCGAAAGAAAATGgtatattattgatattttcaaacgACAAATCACATCTTAAGAAACTTTCGGCCATCAGTAATGTATCCTCAGAAGTAGAGAATGAACTTAATTCACGGAGCAGACGATCAAACCGACGACGCAGAAAAGATTGTCACTTGTCCAATATGCATATCAATTTCAGTCATCTTGGGTGGGGAAAGTATATAATTTTCCCAAATGCTTTCAACGCCAGGGTGTGTAAGGGTATCTGTGCCGCGAGAGTAGCGGAAGTGAAGGCAGTGACGAACCACGCCATGATGCAAAGCCTCCTGCGGCAGTATAGAAAGGGGGAAATTCCCCTGCCCTGTTGTGTGCCGAAGGTTCTAACCCCCCTAAGTATGCTTTATGCAGAAGCCGGTAAAATCATCGtgaaacatcacaaaaatatggTAGCGAAAGAGTGTGGATGTGAGTAA